In Bythopirellula goksoeyrii, a single window of DNA contains:
- a CDS encoding metallophosphoesterase, which yields MTRVFLLSGLFLINLYSWNAIQPLHANDIAWTMVVVPDTQNYRSGNGHLQELYDTMQWIVDNKETRNIEIVASQGDFTSNRPVDWVNQANAWGTLNGEVPYIVVTGNHDYDPFGKPIADHDATLINEYFAVADNPLNSITTERIPGRIENSYTEFQAPDGRNMLVFSLEWQSRPEVLDWANSIAGQSQFANHTAVVLTHGYLREGHLNPDGTDNAFRTEEDGEPMWNGLVRHHENFELVSNGHYLDWNDDNPYGPLTTGRQTSIGDNGNVVHEIVFNAQEQPNGGNGYIRLMEFMNDGSTVQVRTYSPTLDVWLTNDRNEFQFQLTPLFSADFDGDDDIDGSDFLAWQRGFGSTEFSPGDANNDGMINSLDLAIWQQQYATDAALSSTLSIPEPQTVMLFSVAFALCFSFFRRGVLLRKSIYMGQRTI from the coding sequence ATGACACGAGTTTTTTTACTAAGCGGACTCTTCCTAATAAACTTGTATTCCTGGAATGCGATTCAACCTTTGCACGCAAACGATATTGCTTGGACCATGGTTGTTGTGCCTGATACACAGAATTACCGTTCTGGCAATGGCCATTTGCAGGAATTATATGACACAATGCAGTGGATTGTGGACAACAAAGAAACGCGAAATATTGAAATTGTGGCAAGCCAGGGAGATTTTACTAGTAACCGTCCCGTGGATTGGGTCAATCAGGCCAACGCATGGGGCACACTCAATGGTGAAGTCCCCTACATCGTGGTTACGGGAAATCATGACTACGATCCTTTTGGAAAGCCTATCGCAGACCACGACGCGACTTTGATCAATGAGTATTTCGCTGTTGCGGACAATCCTCTCAACTCCATAACTACCGAACGGATTCCCGGTAGAATAGAAAACTCGTATACAGAGTTTCAAGCCCCGGACGGGCGCAACATGTTGGTGTTTTCACTTGAATGGCAATCTCGACCCGAAGTTTTGGATTGGGCCAATTCAATAGCGGGGCAATCACAGTTTGCTAACCACACGGCAGTCGTTCTCACTCATGGGTATTTGCGGGAAGGCCATCTAAATCCAGATGGTACAGACAATGCATTCCGTACGGAGGAAGACGGTGAACCGATGTGGAATGGCTTAGTTAGGCACCACGAGAATTTCGAATTGGTCTCAAATGGCCATTACCTAGATTGGAACGATGATAATCCTTATGGTCCACTTACGACCGGTCGCCAAACCAGTATCGGTGACAACGGAAACGTGGTACATGAAATCGTGTTTAATGCCCAGGAACAACCCAATGGTGGTAACGGATACATAAGATTGATGGAGTTCATGAATGATGGTTCGACAGTTCAGGTCCGAACTTATTCCCCAACGTTGGATGTCTGGTTGACGAATGACCGCAACGAGTTTCAATTTCAACTAACGCCACTCTTTTCAGCCGATTTTGATGGGGACGATGATATCGACGGAAGCGATTTTCTTGCTTGGCAGAGAGGGTTCGGAAGTACAGAGTTCTCACCGGGCGACGCCAACAACGACGGAATGATTAACTCTCTTGATCTTGCAATATGGCAGCAGCAGTACGCAACGGATGCAGCTTTATCATCAACCCTAAGCATACCGGAGCCCCAAACGGTTATGCTCTTTTCAGTTGCATTTGCATTATGTTTTTCTTTTTTTCGCCGAGGAGTCTTGCTGCGGAAAAGTATTTACATGGGCCAGAGAACGATTTAG
- a CDS encoding G8 domain-containing protein: MASKSSFWDRLRVEITSTVFRTQSRRNSATTALSVESLEARRLLSITPPFIHPTNGNLVVEGSDQADQVTVSEIDLGRIHVEILSNGETHNSYFSKSEISSLILRGNGGDDILTNQTDISMNAYGGMGDDTITGERSSNIIYGNDGDDRIVGGDFDDRIYGGAGVDSIRGGQGNDTIGGDEGNDFLLGEGGDDLVFGGDGDDVLDGGAGNDDLRGEAGQDLLRGGSGNDRLDGGDDDDYLLGQSGSDVLLAGTGNDRLRGGDGEDTLYGQQGNDILLGDDDNDVLYGNDGEDTLDGGIGDDTLSGGNENDTLYGGTGLDSIHGNAGDDRLFGGDDNDALYGNEGNDVIRGNNGDDKLYGSEDNDVLLGGIGNDSLSGGDGNDTQYGEEGSDTLIGETGEDMLYGGEGVDTLDGGDGNDVLYGGEGDDFLYGGHGADILRGEEGSDSLSGGIGDDTLFGDIGNDSLYGGDGNDDLNGEEGDDTLQGDEGNDQLDGGAGDDAIFAGMGNDIVVGGDGHDRLYGDLGDDLLYGNDGNDDIFGGGGDDILQGGADDDNLRGLEGNDQLYGDVGNDTLLGGDGHDLLQGNTGNDTLYGGLGNDLLFGGDGEDLLYGEAGIDYLQGDAGNDQLHGNEGNDTLLGDEGNDQLNGGAGSDQILGGTGNDELAGGDGNDLLIGGEAIDTLSGGEGDDILIGGTTSHSVAALDMALSIWSSTASYDQRRMTLESEGFLARLYSEVTVFDDYVPDSVTGDGGQDWFFLPGALSIYDPTGNSVNEVGHSHQGTQDHSHLPVPVIGHLPVVEGFAFIDSLDEIYGRQENEALHTLVPHAGMDSSRQTEHLGLFELVKYADVTHAAIASGNWSDPSNWAGGVVPGNGARVLVPIGVSITVDRVMTARLKTIRVDGNLSFATNANTQLLVDTMVVGDTGELQIGTAAAPISPNVTARLRFTNDGPIDRNVDPFGIGRGLITHGSVEMVGAEVTSYAEMLGPITAGTTALTLSSAPVGWKFGDQIVIAGTDPSQNQDEVRTIIGVSGNLVIVAPLVHDHLPPEGGLSVHVANLTRNIVIDSESSSITRRGHVMFMHNKDVQIQNAGFYTLGRTDKLNPINDSVVDENWNLVPGTGSNNRARYPVHFHRSGTLATGDPAAVSGSIVMDAPGWGYVNHSSYVEFIDNVSYGITGSGFVTEVGDEVGLFQGNLAMRTYGSGEEIDSRRPIGDFGHTGDGFWFQGAGIEVIDNFASGADNAAFAYYTEGLSFNGIRATYLTANLLDPSIANGAESIGIDRVPIRKFTGNTGYASEMGLLVRNHLRSAPRTQSGLIEDSTFWNTEKGVDLPYSEQLVLRNLHIVRNPSSLTSTGVDGNIDSKDIMYENLEIAGYYTGIDVARDGFAIVNGGTFTTQSAIRVRTANNDNRFVLVQGPITFNPTPFNFTWMREIEMVFGAFYTSSGIDRIFNSSNVTLNYGPYQNQRLYFLEQDPDAVVYPVPEENVPYYYIGLTSQEFQDLHGLTPGGELAPSNTYTVERIRGLLAPNN, encoded by the coding sequence ATGGCATCAAAGAGTAGCTTTTGGGATCGTTTGCGGGTGGAAATTACCAGTACAGTGTTTCGTACGCAATCGCGACGAAATTCAGCGACAACGGCTCTCAGCGTAGAGTCGCTCGAAGCGCGCCGTTTGCTTTCGATCACGCCCCCCTTTATTCACCCAACTAATGGCAATTTGGTAGTTGAAGGTTCCGACCAGGCGGATCAGGTGACAGTTTCAGAAATAGATCTCGGGAGAATCCATGTCGAAATATTGAGCAATGGTGAAACTCACAATAGCTACTTTTCGAAGTCAGAGATCTCCTCTCTCATTCTCCGTGGCAACGGTGGCGACGACATATTGACGAATCAAACGGACATTTCGATGAATGCTTATGGTGGAATGGGCGACGATACGATTACGGGAGAAAGATCATCCAACATTATCTATGGCAATGATGGGGACGATCGAATTGTTGGAGGGGATTTCGATGACCGTATTTACGGTGGAGCCGGAGTGGATTCTATTCGTGGCGGTCAAGGCAATGATACCATCGGAGGGGATGAAGGGAACGACTTCCTACTTGGAGAGGGGGGCGATGATTTGGTTTTTGGGGGCGATGGTGACGATGTTCTGGATGGGGGAGCCGGAAATGACGATCTCCGCGGTGAAGCAGGGCAAGACCTCTTGCGGGGAGGTTCTGGTAACGATCGCCTGGATGGAGGGGATGATGACGACTATCTTCTCGGACAATCTGGTAGCGACGTACTCCTAGCTGGAACGGGCAATGACCGGCTTCGTGGCGGAGATGGTGAGGACACACTGTACGGTCAGCAGGGAAATGACATACTGCTGGGTGATGATGACAATGACGTCCTATATGGCAACGATGGCGAAGATACCCTTGATGGTGGAATCGGCGACGACACGCTAAGTGGTGGAAACGAAAATGATACCCTCTACGGTGGGACCGGTCTCGACAGTATTCACGGAAATGCCGGCGATGATCGCTTGTTTGGGGGAGATGACAACGATGCACTCTATGGGAACGAAGGCAACGACGTCATCCGCGGTAATAATGGGGATGATAAGCTGTACGGCAGCGAAGATAACGATGTGCTCTTAGGAGGTATTGGCAACGATAGTCTGAGCGGCGGCGATGGCAATGATACTCAATACGGCGAAGAGGGAAGTGACACTCTTATCGGCGAGACTGGGGAAGACATGCTCTACGGTGGCGAAGGAGTGGACACTCTTGATGGAGGTGATGGCAATGACGTTCTCTACGGTGGAGAGGGCGACGATTTCCTATATGGCGGTCACGGCGCCGATATCCTCCGAGGCGAGGAAGGCTCTGACTCACTAAGCGGAGGTATTGGCGATGATACTCTGTTTGGAGATATCGGCAACGACAGTCTCTACGGAGGTGATGGCAATGACGACCTTAATGGTGAGGAAGGAGACGACACTCTTCAAGGAGACGAAGGTAATGATCAATTAGATGGAGGTGCCGGTGACGATGCTATCTTCGCGGGCATGGGAAATGACATAGTCGTTGGCGGCGATGGCCACGATCGCCTATACGGAGACCTGGGTGACGATCTCCTCTATGGCAACGACGGAAATGATGACATCTTCGGTGGCGGCGGTGATGACATTCTTCAAGGAGGTGCAGACGACGACAATCTTCGTGGGCTGGAAGGTAATGATCAACTTTATGGCGATGTCGGCAACGACACCTTGCTAGGTGGCGACGGTCATGATTTGTTGCAAGGAAACACCGGCAATGACACCCTCTATGGCGGTCTAGGCAATGATCTTCTTTTTGGCGGCGATGGTGAGGATCTGCTTTACGGAGAAGCCGGGATCGACTACCTCCAAGGGGATGCCGGCAATGACCAGCTTCACGGCAATGAAGGGAATGATACGCTACTAGGCGACGAGGGGAATGATCAGCTCAACGGAGGGGCCGGATCAGATCAAATTCTCGGCGGTACAGGGAATGACGAACTCGCCGGAGGAGATGGCAATGACTTGCTGATCGGCGGAGAGGCAATCGATACCCTGTCTGGAGGCGAAGGCGATGACATACTCATCGGCGGCACGACTTCGCATAGCGTGGCAGCACTGGATATGGCTCTTTCTATCTGGAGTTCAACTGCTTCGTACGACCAGCGCCGAATGACCCTAGAAAGCGAGGGCTTCTTGGCTCGGCTCTATTCGGAAGTGACAGTTTTCGACGACTACGTTCCTGACAGTGTCACCGGAGATGGAGGACAAGATTGGTTCTTCTTGCCTGGGGCGCTGTCGATTTACGATCCCACGGGTAACTCTGTGAATGAAGTCGGCCACTCACACCAAGGCACTCAGGATCATTCTCACCTCCCCGTACCGGTGATTGGTCATTTGCCGGTCGTGGAGGGTTTTGCTTTTATCGATTCACTGGACGAGATCTATGGTCGTCAAGAGAACGAGGCACTCCATACCCTAGTTCCTCATGCGGGGATGGATAGTAGTCGTCAAACCGAGCATCTCGGCTTATTCGAGCTGGTAAAGTACGCTGATGTGACGCATGCCGCCATTGCCAGCGGCAACTGGAGTGATCCGAGCAACTGGGCCGGTGGAGTCGTGCCTGGCAATGGCGCCCGTGTGCTGGTTCCTATTGGAGTTTCAATTACGGTCGACAGAGTGATGACCGCCAGGTTGAAAACCATTCGAGTGGACGGCAATCTTTCGTTTGCCACGAACGCCAATACCCAACTCCTCGTCGACACCATGGTAGTGGGTGACACGGGAGAACTACAGATCGGGACTGCTGCGGCACCAATTTCTCCCAATGTCACAGCACGACTACGGTTCACCAATGATGGCCCCATTGATCGCAATGTCGATCCCTTTGGCATCGGTCGTGGTCTGATCACCCATGGCAGTGTGGAGATGGTAGGGGCCGAAGTGACCTCTTACGCAGAAATGCTAGGCCCGATTACCGCAGGCACCACAGCTTTGACACTTTCCAGCGCACCGGTGGGCTGGAAGTTCGGCGATCAGATCGTGATTGCCGGAACAGATCCGAGTCAGAATCAGGACGAAGTGCGCACTATTATTGGTGTCTCAGGCAACTTGGTCATTGTCGCCCCGTTGGTACACGATCACCTTCCTCCCGAGGGTGGGCTCTCGGTCCATGTGGCCAATTTGACCCGCAATATAGTTATTGACTCCGAATCGTCCTCAATCACCCGTCGCGGCCACGTGATGTTCATGCACAACAAGGATGTGCAGATTCAAAACGCCGGCTTCTATACCTTAGGCCGAACGGACAAGCTCAATCCAATCAACGATTCGGTCGTTGACGAGAATTGGAATCTCGTGCCGGGCACGGGGAGCAATAATCGCGCGCGCTACCCAGTTCATTTTCATCGTTCTGGCACACTCGCCACCGGCGATCCTGCAGCGGTCTCAGGAAGTATCGTTATGGATGCGCCAGGATGGGGCTATGTCAATCACAGCAGCTATGTGGAATTCATTGATAATGTTTCTTATGGTATCACTGGTTCAGGATTCGTGACCGAAGTGGGCGATGAAGTTGGTCTCTTTCAGGGCAACCTTGCCATGAGAACCTATGGCTCTGGCGAGGAAATCGATTCTCGCCGGCCAATCGGCGATTTTGGTCATACCGGGGATGGCTTTTGGTTTCAGGGAGCTGGTATCGAGGTGATCGACAATTTTGCAAGCGGAGCGGACAATGCCGCTTTTGCCTACTACACCGAAGGCCTATCGTTCAATGGCATCCGAGCCACCTACCTCACTGCCAATCTGCTTGACCCATCCATCGCCAACGGGGCCGAGTCGATCGGTATCGATCGCGTCCCCATTCGTAAATTCACCGGCAACACGGGCTATGCCTCTGAGATGGGGCTACTCGTACGAAATCATTTACGATCTGCTCCTCGTACTCAGTCGGGATTGATTGAAGATTCCACATTTTGGAATACGGAGAAGGGAGTCGATCTGCCCTATTCAGAGCAACTGGTATTGAGAAATCTGCACATCGTCCGGAATCCTAGCTCTCTGACTTCGACTGGAGTTGACGGGAACATCGATTCAAAAGACATAATGTACGAGAACCTTGAGATTGCGGGGTATTACACGGGGATCGATGTTGCCAGAGATGGATTTGCCATAGTCAACGGCGGCACTTTTACCACGCAGAGTGCAATTCGTGTTCGTACTGCCAACAATGATAATCGCTTCGTTCTTGTTCAGGGCCCGATTACTTTCAACCCCACGCCGTTCAATTTCACATGGATGCGGGAAATCGAAATGGTATTCGGGGCGTTTTACACTTCCAGTGGCATTGATCGCATCTTCAATAGTAGTAATGTCACACTTAACTACGGCCCCTATCAGAATCAAAGGCTTTACTTCCTAGAACAAGATCCTGACGCCGTGGTCTATCCCGTACCCGAGGAAAATGTCCCTTATTACTATATTGGCCTTACCTCGCAAGAATTCCAAGATCTTCACGGCTTGACACCTGGTGGCGAATTGGCACCCTCGAACACCTACACTGTCGAGCGTATCCGTGGGCTCCTGGCACCGAACAATTGA
- a CDS encoding oligosaccharide flippase family protein, with protein MSENPNDTEATKSENKVSLGKAAGRGFSWMSFSLVLGKVLIFFAQIVLGWILTEEDFGVLAIVASFIAFVRIFQDGGLSQVLVQRGKTEFDALQGIGFWLVAAISTGAGLALMIAAPIIARIYGDARLTNLLFVLALTLPLGAPATFMRATLQLNLQFRIISIIVAVRFAIRSIGMILLAWIGFGAMSFVLPLLFTGIFDNVATYLYTRAKPWNAHVAWKEWRALVADSSWVVFTAIFRGLARNGDYLVLGLMIPTELVGLYFFGYQLTIQFTWLLALNLRHVFFPILSQLADQPARQAAAITRTLRMLMLVMAPINTALAVTIGPLEQLIWHQKWASAVPLMQIFAIISPILILSDVVSAALASRGQFRLGGILTCAEGVWLLFSAWLAVMIAGTEDITLIAFWIFGLQAAFLLTESALVLQTFNIRTLTFLNSFLPQWTIAMVAGGLTAIVGHFLPTGTLPLVQILVLGTVYTIVFLLLAMWLLRSDLNDLARVAPKPVARILKKVFFLPTLEVRQ; from the coding sequence ATGTCAGAAAATCCCAACGATACCGAGGCTACTAAGTCCGAGAATAAAGTTTCTCTCGGCAAAGCAGCCGGGCGTGGTTTCTCATGGATGTCTTTTAGTCTTGTCTTGGGAAAGGTGCTCATATTCTTTGCCCAGATCGTCCTGGGCTGGATTCTCACTGAAGAGGATTTTGGTGTCCTTGCTATCGTGGCTTCGTTCATCGCCTTTGTCCGAATCTTTCAGGATGGTGGACTTTCCCAAGTATTGGTCCAACGCGGGAAGACTGAATTCGACGCCTTGCAAGGCATTGGCTTCTGGCTCGTGGCAGCAATTAGTACTGGTGCGGGACTCGCTCTCATGATCGCTGCCCCGATCATAGCCAGGATCTATGGAGATGCCCGCCTGACGAACCTGCTGTTTGTGCTGGCTCTCACATTGCCCTTGGGAGCGCCCGCGACATTCATGCGAGCCACTCTGCAGCTCAACCTTCAGTTTCGAATCATTTCGATTATCGTAGCGGTTCGTTTTGCCATCCGCAGCATTGGAATGATTCTGTTGGCATGGATAGGTTTTGGCGCGATGAGCTTTGTTCTTCCCTTGCTTTTTACTGGAATCTTCGACAATGTGGCTACTTATCTCTACACCCGAGCCAAGCCTTGGAATGCGCATGTCGCTTGGAAAGAATGGCGCGCATTGGTGGCTGATTCATCGTGGGTCGTGTTCACTGCCATATTCCGCGGACTGGCGCGAAACGGTGACTATCTCGTATTGGGGCTTATGATTCCTACCGAATTGGTGGGTCTCTATTTTTTTGGCTATCAACTCACAATCCAATTCACTTGGCTCCTAGCCTTGAACCTGCGCCATGTATTTTTTCCCATTCTATCCCAATTGGCAGATCAGCCAGCTCGTCAGGCCGCAGCGATAACTCGCACACTGCGAATGCTCATGCTTGTGATGGCACCGATCAATACCGCGTTAGCTGTAACGATTGGTCCACTGGAACAATTGATTTGGCATCAAAAATGGGCTTCTGCAGTTCCGCTGATGCAAATTTTTGCCATCATCTCCCCCATCTTGATTCTTTCCGATGTGGTTAGCGCTGCATTGGCATCTCGGGGGCAATTTCGCCTGGGTGGAATTCTTACCTGTGCCGAAGGCGTGTGGCTTCTGTTTTCTGCCTGGTTGGCTGTGATGATAGCCGGCACCGAGGATATCACTCTCATCGCTTTTTGGATTTTTGGGCTTCAAGCGGCCTTTCTCTTAACCGAAAGTGCCTTGGTCCTCCAGACTTTTAACATTCGGACCCTGACATTTCTGAATTCTTTTTTGCCGCAATGGACGATCGCAATGGTTGCAGGGGGACTGACTGCGATAGTTGGTCACTTTCTGCCAACAGGAACGCTACCCCTGGTACAGATCTTGGTGTTGGGAACCGTCTATACGATCGTATTCTTGCTGCTGGCGATGTGGCTGTTGCGGTCTGATCTCAATGACTTGGCCAGAGTCGCACCGAAACCGGTTGCCAGGATTCTTAAAAAGGTCTTCTTCTTGCCAACACTCGAGGTAAGACAATAA
- a CDS encoding MraY family glycosyltransferase: MYYLLALGFIAAVVSYTLTNFIGSWAPRWGLVDRPDGHHKGHSREVALGGGLAVYLAAAVTFAVEYFSSSRLQELLGERQSLLSGLLLACAWIVGLGLYDDRFGMKGRYKLLGQLVATLIIIKSGLQIDRFVVFDQEFVLGPFAIPFTIFWLLGAVNSLNLLDGIDGLATTIGIILCSTITVIAVVFGRPEVALVAAVFVGSLVGFLRFNYPPAKMFLGDAGSMLIGLVVGSLAIGGSMKGPATVAMAAPLAMWALPIFDSVAAIMRRKLSGRSIYATDRGHLHHRLMAVFGKNTRVLAVVAVCCAVTCAGALISIFMKNDLVALLSIVSVLCILVVTQAFGHIEFVMLLSRLKSLAMSLVHSKGDREYSFRLQGERDWKLLWESVIEFAQKLDLIEVVLDVNLAAAQEGFHASWRRPSRTEKQERWSADVPLFSGDHVIGRLHVCGTRPQGMTSCETINQLMELLEPLEAEIVSTATDPERRDIRALSSTGISAPPSVSSSAPASAT; this comes from the coding sequence ATGTACTATTTGCTCGCACTGGGATTCATCGCTGCCGTTGTCAGCTACACGCTCACCAATTTTATTGGTAGCTGGGCGCCTCGCTGGGGTTTGGTCGACCGACCAGACGGACATCATAAAGGGCATAGTCGTGAAGTTGCACTTGGTGGTGGGCTTGCTGTCTACTTGGCTGCTGCGGTTACCTTTGCTGTTGAATACTTCTCTTCCTCTCGCCTACAAGAATTGCTTGGAGAGAGGCAATCGCTCCTTAGTGGACTGCTTCTAGCTTGTGCATGGATCGTTGGACTTGGGCTGTATGACGATCGCTTTGGTATGAAAGGCCGTTACAAGCTACTCGGTCAGCTTGTTGCGACGCTGATAATTATTAAGTCGGGTCTGCAGATCGACCGCTTTGTGGTATTTGATCAAGAGTTTGTATTAGGGCCTTTCGCGATTCCATTTACGATCTTCTGGTTGCTTGGTGCGGTCAATTCTCTAAACCTGCTTGATGGCATCGACGGATTGGCTACGACGATTGGGATTATACTTTGTTCCACGATTACGGTGATTGCCGTTGTATTTGGACGGCCTGAAGTGGCCCTTGTCGCTGCCGTTTTTGTAGGAAGCCTTGTTGGATTTCTCCGCTTTAATTATCCCCCGGCAAAAATGTTCCTCGGAGATGCCGGTAGCATGTTGATCGGTTTGGTCGTTGGATCACTAGCGATTGGCGGTTCCATGAAGGGCCCCGCTACCGTCGCTATGGCGGCCCCCTTGGCAATGTGGGCGCTGCCGATCTTCGACTCCGTGGCAGCGATTATGCGAAGAAAACTGTCAGGCCGAAGTATCTATGCCACGGATCGCGGCCATCTGCATCACCGACTCATGGCAGTCTTTGGCAAGAATACGCGCGTCCTGGCTGTCGTGGCTGTTTGCTGTGCCGTAACTTGCGCTGGGGCCTTGATCAGCATCTTCATGAAGAATGACTTGGTAGCGCTGCTTTCGATTGTCTCTGTCCTTTGCATCTTAGTTGTGACGCAAGCTTTCGGACATATCGAGTTCGTGATGCTGCTGAGCCGCTTGAAATCGCTCGCAATGTCCCTAGTGCATTCCAAGGGAGATCGGGAATACTCATTTCGATTGCAGGGTGAGCGTGACTGGAAACTGCTCTGGGAATCCGTGATCGAGTTTGCCCAAAAGCTGGACCTTATCGAAGTCGTGTTGGATGTGAATCTTGCTGCCGCCCAAGAGGGGTTTCATGCCTCCTGGCGCAGACCAAGTCGGACTGAGAAGCAGGAGCGATGGAGTGCCGACGTTCCCCTGTTCTCAGGCGACCACGTGATCGGTCGACTGCATGTCTGTGGTACACGCCCACAAGGAATGACTTCTTGCGAAACGATCAACCAATTGATGGAACTCCTCGAACCTCTAGAAGCTGAGATCGTTTCCACCGCGACCGATCCAGAACGTCGGGATATTCGAGCCCTTTCCTCAACAGGGATCTCTGCCCCCCCTTCCGTCTCCTCCTCGGCACCCGCCTCGGCCACTTAA